The genome window GTGGAAGAATCTATTTTCttcatataaacaataaaacaaaaattatcaaaggCGTATAGTAAGTGCTGCACAAGACTTGTCAGAAAATGCAGAGAGTTTCTCTAAGAAACGAGGAAATGTGGGGTCGGTGAAAGCGAAAGAAACCAAAGGAATTAGTAGCTGATTTCAGTTCTCGATTTGCTGTAATCAAATGCTAATCCTTtctgtttaaactttaaaccaaaAATCCTTGTCCTTTTTACGCTCCCTTCTATTCCTCTCCCATTATATAACCTCAACACTACCTCAAATTTCTacaccaaaaccaaaaactctctcactcactcaccAAAGCTTCCgccttttgcatttttttttcttaatctttcATATGGCCGGGGAAGTTTCAGCCAAAGACTACCACGACTCACCTCCAGTACCGTTATTCGATCCTGTGGAGCTAACCAAGTGGTCCTTTTACAGGGCTTTGATAGCTGAGTTTATAGCTACTTTGCTGTTTCTATATGTCACAGTGCTGACTGTGATTGGCTACAAGAGCCATGTTGGTGACGACTGTGGTGGTCTTGACCATCTTGGGATTGCTTGGGCCTTTGGTGGCATGATTTTCATTCTTGCTTACTGCATTGCTGATATTTCATGTACGTGGgttttcatttctctctttctttcttacttattttccttattttgttAAGGTTTGCTTTCATTGCTTTTAAAGTTATACATTACAATTTAGTATGCATTAAGCTTCAGGTAATTAAGTTTAGCTTCAGGttgtttttggttaaatatttCAGGAgggcttttctttctttgttttcttacGTGGATTTTAGCTTAGCTATTAGCTAACTTTAAAAGTTGGGTTTGTGCGTAGATGGTCACATTAACCCAGCAGTGACATTCGGGAGCTTATTGGCTCGTAAGGTGTCGCTGATCCGAGCCGTGATGTACATGGTGGCTCAGTGCTTGGGAGCCATCAGTGGTGCTGGGATCGTCAAGGCCTTTCAGAAGGGTTATTACGAAAGGAATGGTGGTGGTGCCAACATGGTCTCTCATGGGTACAGCAAAGGCGCTGGATTGGGCGCCGAGATCATAGGGACCTTTGTGCTTGTATACACCGTCTTCTCTGCCACTGATCCCAAGAGGAAAGCTAAAGATTCCAATGCTCCGGCATGTACCTTAACATTCTGAGATTCAGTTCACTATAAACTTAAAACTATAGAGTTTTtggaatagtaaaaaaaatttgaaatgtatGTTACACACTACCTATTACACATAAAATAAcaattatcaaccaaaaaaaaaaaaaaaaagttcgaTATCTTATTTTAAGTCAATGGTAAAGAGCAATTagataaaatgatcaaattatatttaatctattaaaataaaagatctgTTTTATccttttcaaaggaaaaaaatttagtataatTTGTTGCTTTGTACTTAGAGACtcttttggggggggggggggggggtgttaaaACCTAAAAGTGCATGTGTGTACATCCGTGGGGACACCTCCTATGAACTACCTAAGAATTGCCCTATTTTGTTTCACGGCAATTGTAGATAATTGTTTGTGCCCTCAGCCTTGTACTATTTTTTAGCCACAAATGAATGATTATGGATTATAGTATAATTTATACTATCAATGTTTTATTGGCAGATTGTGTATTGTAATGAATCTAAGGTTTTGGCCCCACTTTCCATTGGATTTGCGGTGTTCATGGTTCACTTGGCCACCATCCCAATCACTGGCACTGGCATCAACCCCGCTAGGAGTTTTGGTGCTGCTGTTATCTACAACAAGGCCGAGGCCTGGGATGAGCATGTTAGTACACTTTCCTTAGACTACTGATTATTTGCAAATTACTAACGTTGTTTCGTTGTATCATTTAATTATATGCATAGTATATATACAACAATGACGATCAAAgaagttctaaaattttagagttGACTATGGATCCTCTgttatatatatcatatcagTGTTAATATTCATacccaaagaaaaaattgtgtatCTTAAATacttgttattttcttttccagtgGATCTTTTGGGTTGGGCCATTCATTGGTGCAACCATTGCATCTCTCTACCACCGATTCGTGATGAGTGCAGGTGCTGCGTAAGCTCTTGGGCCATTCAAGAGCAACCCCCATGTTTGATTAATAAAGAGGCTTAATTATTTGATTCCTGCTTCATGGTTCTCCAGGTAAATGACATTGGAAGAAGGATTTGATATCTTTAGAAGAATAATGGAGGAGTGCTTATGCTCGTGTATGAATGTTTCTTTGGCTTTCTTAATTTCCTTAGAGAGTTATTAAAAGGAGCATAAAATTGTAGATATAAAGCCTGTTTGATTCCCCATGTTTCCCTCTATACACTTGCCTTTGAATTTACTTGTGAGTTGTTGTTTTCAATATGTCTTTGGCACTTTGTACTCTTTATGCTTTAAAGTACAGTTTGAGCAACGCGGTCAAGTGTTCACTTTCTAATGTCTGAAATTGCTCTTAGTGCCTAGTGGAAGAATTACATAGAAGCAGGTTGAAAAGGCAATCTACTGAATTCTAATCGTTCACAAAGTCTCACTATATCATCATGAAAATGATGCAAAATTAGGTGACAtgaaaattgaacccaaaaatgaagAAACTCTTGCTTAATATGGCTATTTTAAGTGCAACATGGAGAGCAATttacataataataacaaaaggaaAGGACATGAGAGCGGTTTAAACATTACATGGTATCTTAGACAACACTCTTCAAATACAATGGATTTGGTGCTGTGGGTAACGTCGGCCTAGGTCATTCATCACCAgttaaatctatatatatatatatatatatataattaaaatcaaaactgagagaaaattcaattagattattgtggggcccaaataatttatgggccaggcccatttacctgTGAGGAgaccaaaggcccaagccgaggagggctatggcccaagctcgacaagatagccttaggatacagccgaggacagttcagtcctcggcagacccaaagtcccaccggaaagaggggtaaaaacggtataggactaaaacttggaagaaaaatctaaaaatatccagggaaagctgcccttactgccattcaatactctgaacctgacagagccgtattctttggcttttacgaccacccccaacgactttgggtatgggctgatgggacaagtatcagtcttggaaaggttgaccatatacgtggacgaaggacaatgaacgcaggcggatataaaaggaaaaggaagtaACCTAgagagaggctgggaaaaatggccaaaaaccagagcctcccagcccacctccaggagaaagattccaggggtgaagaaaacttaaccacgcatgaacaccacgaaaaacccaccacctggtgaccaaggcctagcctttcaaacccacgctctacaaatgatattatttgggtcttttcacgtgcgaatccaacactgttacggttcgttacgaatcgtgtccttacaattggcgccgtctgtggggaggggcttgtgtgttggcataggcggtgggtcgagagagttcctttgtcatttctaacaactggttatagagttttagagtaaagttccgctaggggctatgcttcttgactagaagctacgcttggtagcgttaatcacacggataattctaggggcttggccgaggagctaactcccctaaagccaaggtccagcGTCAAaagaaactaggttttggacagaaccaagacattgcatggtcctcggactcaagcctatggggaaaccaactacttggatgaggaaaactaagttttggacagaaccaaggcattgcatggtcctcggactcaagtaggaatggcaatggggcggggccccgcatggatttttcttcccccatccccaccccgccccgcatgatggggaaaatttcttgccccatccccgccccttaagGCCCCGCGAAGACCCGCGAAGCCCCACCCTACAccgtaaaactttatttcttgttaattttccctacaactattaccattttttcaaataaaatgacatgtttcaataataaaaatatacttgaaattataaataaatttatcctatcaaatcaaactaatttttagcaaaaactaaataatattatctaaatgtttaacaagacaatatcacaacaaaaatctcataacatgataaaataaaattttaacaagctTAAAAAAACAGTGTTGTTAAGCAACCAAATGCccacacaaaattacaaaaacaatggCACAGACACATATTTAGAGCCACAAACCcataactctttaaaaaaaattatatcatgttcatgatgaaaagtaagttgagaaagaccgtatgaatcatgaatgaaatcatcaattcaatagtatataaatttgtttccaataaagacaaaaaagaagaagaagttaaaattggtaccttatttccaactttactagagagaaaaaagaggtagagccatattaggtagaataaaataagctgataatatttttgtttaaatagtagggtttcagggtacaataaaattacaatttaacccttattaatgcGGGGCGGGGTGAggatggggcggggcggggcggggtgggtctaaaaagtgtaaacccatccccgccccatcACGtttgcggggcggggaaaactcgcacggggcgaagcggggaggggcgggtcaagcggggcggggaaaaattgccatccctagactcaagcctatggggaaaccaactacttggatgaggaaaactaagttttggacagaaacaaggcattgcatggtcctcggactcaagcctatggggaaaccaactacttgaatgaggaaaactaagttttggacagaaccaaggcattgcatggtcctcggactcaagcctgtggggaaaccaactatttagatgaggaaaactaggttttggacagaaccaaggcattgcatggtcctcggactcaagcctatggggaaaccaactacttggatgaggaaaactaagttttggacagaaccaaggcattgcatggtcctcggactcaagcctatggggaaaccaactacttggataaggaaaattgggttttggacagaatcaaggcattgcatggtcctcggactcaagcctatggggaaaccaactacttggatgaggaaaactaggttttggacagaaccaaagcattgcatggtcctcagactcaagcctatggggaaaccaactacctggatgaggaaaactaagttttggactgaaccaaggcattgcatggtcctcggactcaagcctatggggaaaccaactacctggatgaggaaaactaagttttggacagaaccaagacattgcatggtcctcggactcaagcctatggggaaaccaacaaggcattgcatggtcctcggactcaagcctatggggaaaccaactacctggatgaggaaaactgggttttggacagaaccaaggcattgcatggtcctcggactcaagcctatggagaaaccaactacttggatgaggaaaactaggttttggacagaaccaaggcattgcatggtcctcggactaagCCTATGGgcggaaaccaactactttggATGAGgaaactaggtttggacagaaccaaggcattgcatggtcctcgactcaagcctaatgggaaaaccaactactggatgaggaaaaaactaggttttggacagaaccaaggcattgcataggtcctcggactcaagcctaatgggaaaccaactacttggatgaggaaaactaggttttggacagaaccaaggcatttcatggtcctcggactcaagcctatggggaaaccaactacttggatgaggaaaactaggtttttggacagaaccaaggcattgcatagtcctcggactcaagcctatggggaaaccaactacttggatgaggaaaactaggttttggacagaaccaaggcattgcatggtcctcggactcaagcctatggggaaaccaactacttggatgaggaaaactgggttttggacagaaccaaggcattgcatggtcctcggactcaagcctatggggaaaccaactacttggatgaggaaaactgggttttggacagaaccaaggcattgcatggtcctcggactcaagcctatggggaaaccaactacttggatgagaaaactgggttttggacagaaccaaggcattgcatggtcctcggactcaagcctatggggaaaccaactacttggatgagaaaactgggttttggacagaaccaaggcattgcatggtccttggactcaagcctatggggaaaccaactacttggatgataaAACGACTGAGTTTTGTAAGGTTGGTTacttaataacaattctaagttactcaatcctcggctcaaaaactgtaaaaggttagcctaggggggctgttcattttgcgggtgatatgtcctcggatggttacttcctacaccgcatcgagcactgagctatcatctcggctagttttggggtaagtatcaTTTTTCACAgctcggcattgttgtgccgaacaactctattaaggttatggtaatatctttttcttagcaagcattttggccctaagtgtcattgattcaaatgctatattactaTGCCGAACAGCACTTATAAATACATAACGGCGCCTTTCTCTTGGATAAGAGATTAtggccccaagtattgtactctaaggtcggcggtatagtgccaggccgactcagtaggcccatcataatgtcctttctttttctgcctaatgggagtttcagccctaagtatcatttgtttgATTCAGTGTTATTGCgccggattgtttttataagcacagagcaagatccatctattaactgggactttggtcctagacgtcggctacagttaaaaaaaaaaaaaaaaaaaaattttcataagattgtatgtctattcGTTGTGTTATCATTGCGGAAATATAAAGATAGAGTATGtgaaataaagtgataaaaaattttcattaatataaagatgtattacaacgtacaaagaggggcttaaacaagcctatacaaaaggtagattgccgaaacaataaaaaaaagaaaagaaaaacaatacaTTAAATAAACAGTCAggtctctttttaaactcgtctccgaaatccttccaaactctgcctcagtagcgcccatatcgagagaaggaccttcttcagaagaagatggaggagatgaatgaagaagatggaggagatgaatgaaaagaaggaggagaagaagagagaagagatgaaaagaaagaaaaatgagcaaaagagggagaaggaaaagcaccaggatggatctggtggtggaaagaagaagaaagagaggtaaaaggaggcaccagtgaacgaagagaggaagaagcaagGGCATTTggtccctgcctcagtcctgactcctaacacactggtaccatgttaggtatgctcatgagagagcggttggtactgatgatgggtgtccTCGACTTAGTCAcaccgaaagtttgacgtgacgagtccctgcttcggattttggctaaaaggaAAGTGAGatagattttgagtcttcgccatccctgccctgaccgggCCATTACGAACTTTATTGGAACGTGGAGTTtaccggggggggggggtatggctccttcattactcgttgttatggtaaagcatatcacgatttagtgtataaactAGTGGGTAAAATAAACtttaggggaggccaagtatttcagatctcagaaggatgaaaagggactctttacaaaaacaaaaacctccTGCCTTCCTTTTTATACGGAGGGTGGAGCGGaaggcatttaataggttcagatctccaaaggaatctgcaaacacaaaaatgccgattccacttctccacctcatcaaaacaaactgtcgaattaaagtagtctcgtaaatagaggtcattaaaagcgcgttttggataaccaaacggcaaGAACGCAtcaggagtaaaatcaaaagactgtctcgtagaccggtgcatttcctgggcagatggaGAACCGCCAGCATTAGTGAAAGGCCGAATTgaatgagccataataaaggctcggtgtgaccaaaacccccctttccaaccaagaggttggatagcagggttttgaggggctattgtgaggcccaaataatttatgggccaggcccatttacccgtgaggagaccaaaggcccaagccgaggagggctatggcctaagctcgacaagatagccttaggatacagccgaggacagttcagtcctcggcagacccaaagtcccaccggaaaaaggggtaaaaacggtataggactaaaacttggaagaaaaatctaaaaatatccagggaaagctgcccttactgccattcaatactctgaacctgacagagccgtattctttggcttttacgaccacccccaacgactttgggtatgggctgatgggacaagtatcagtcttggaaaggttgaccatATACGtagacgaaggacaatgaacgcaggcggatataaaaggaaaaggaaataaCCTAgagagaggctgggaaaaatggccaaaaaccagagcctcccagcccacctccaggagaaagattccaggggtgaagaaaacttaaccacgcatgaacaccacgaaaaacccaccacctggtgaccaaggcctagcctttcaaacccacgctctacaaatgatattgtttgggccttttcacgtgcgaacccaacactgttacggttcgttacgaatcgtgtccttacaattataaattgaatttcaattgttgtctaatttAGTGTCATgtgtcttatttaatttttttttaatttttttttataaattttgttctGAGTAAGTTAATGTTGTGCAAAATATGAATagtctaatatatataaatcatcaaaagctcaattaaaaaaaaaaaagaaaaaaaaagataataaaagaaaataaagagagaaagagggtaAAAGTAatttataacttaaaaaaatatgtaactcTTACCCTaaatataatttgaactcattTATATGTgtaattataattgtttttaattgtattgtgcatatgcatgaattatacactattttgttttaaaaaaagagatCAATGGGCTTAATTCAACATTGTTGTTTAATCACACGTGCTTCTATTaattaggttctaagactttaggaactaatgtattagaatttcaatttgtatatgttgataaaccataatcaaaacatttagtctacgtttagacttgctcaaagtttggTTTAAATTAAGTTTGGAATCAAGTAACTGcagaaaattactattcaatttctacaaggctcgatcgattgaaaattagatttgatcgatcgaaagtcgcatatcagcaaaaatcaacaaatgtaaaaagACCATAACTTATTTGTTTGAAGCCCAAATTGCGATATGttttttccagtatttaaaggacatcaTAAGCTAACCTTAGGAGGGGTTTTCAatgcttttcagagagagattagagtgcaaCTTGTGCCTCTTTTATAGATCTAGAGTTTTGTACCCAAATGCTCTCTAAGGTCTTTGATGTGCTATGTATTGAatttcttgtgagatctagaggtgtttaccttcatacacacttagagttatcaagatcaagattcatgtcaagaacttggtgatcgcttcagttgctgcataaagaatttaaagaagatTTGAAACCTTTGAATGGAGTCTCAAAGTTACAAGTAAGAGAACTTGTAGTTGCTGcagatcaaggaaagaagtagtccatggactcggAGTTATAATggggtcatggtagtaagttttttaCTCGAGATAGTAATAGAATGTTAGTGATCTAcgttctattgtacaaacttcaattctttcatagtggatttgctttttaccttgaggatggTTAGAttaaattctccccaggttttttatcggtttggttttcctggattATCATAacgtgtgttctttatatttccacaTTACTTACATGATATAATTTGATTGTGTTAATctagatctaaataatttatctaagtaattacttggctaaataactaggttaaacaacttgtgttttaaggggtctaaaaacatacagcTTCCATCAATAATCAATAAAATGCTTTTCTAGTAAtcaattcataaattttttttgtggctttaatctaaaaatataattgcatGATTTGGAAAATCAGCATATAAATTAACTTTCCATGTGAGCATTGCCCGACTAATTGTCTGATAGCATTTGTTCTTAGCAAATTTACGAACTAATTTTATTGTGCCATTTTCGTGGCTTCTAATATAGTATATATTAATGATACAATGTTCCCATACTATGCGTCTATGCCCATGCACGTGCCATTAGCATCTATCAGTCTCTAccttctctctctgtttctcgcTTTATTTTCTGAAAGCAAGTTAGCTGTTTATTCTGCTCTTGCAACAAGAGATTGCAGAAAATGGATATAAAGCTGAAGTAAATTAGGGTGATGTGCTTTTTTGTTAAATCATTGGATAATTGTAATATGGTTTCTTGTTGATTCATTTTTCATTGTAGAAGCAcatgaaattcttttttctttccaaaagtAAAAATCATTTGGCAAATAACTGTAAGCTTTACGCAACagtgaaaaacccaaaaacgtTGGTACTGAAACTTAAAAGGCATTTGGATAGAAATTATAATTCGTacgtttgctttttttttttttttttttttttttaatctagcTCCTCTTGCATTGTTCATGGGATATGAACAGTGCAATTAGGCAAATGCACagtaatttcattaatgaaCAGTAAtcagaatatatattttttattattttcagttttcagcaaaataagcaatatccaaacacaaccttagtgtgcgtttggctccagcttaaaaagtcaatttattttactattcagcttatttttactactatttatgagtttcacTGTACTTTAAGAGTCATTGCATTGATACCTTGAAAACCCCGTAGAACTTTATACAGGGCCGACTCTAGGCCATTTCCTAGGAACTCCATCTTAATAAAGCCCCAAAATTGTGAGCCAATAATTCATTTCATTTGAATAAAAACATATCATTCTACGCTCTTACTTATCCCTCAAAAGAACCTTAAAATTGCAtaccaattgaaatctaatttgattaaaaaaaaatgatgtgaataTTCCAAATAATCATTGACAATCAATTTCTCACAAGGTTTAAAAACTGGTACGGTGAAAGAACCGAAAAATGAACtaattattggttttttggtCGGATTGGGGTCTGACCGATGGTTGAATCGGCgacgtcataaataatttaattattatttatgtaaattatataaataattaataattttttaatatactaaaactaacaaaccaatagtaataaatatgtttcctaaaaaaaatacaatatataacatcgttttaaagaatttaatataataacattacaaaataatcatccttaaaataataaacttaaatattatgtttttagGTTAGTTTTTAAGTTCCTGTCCAAAACAACGTAGTTTTAGGTTgggaaaaagtcaaaaaatggtgtagttttaagttttcaatCCAACCGGTCATAACTAGTTTGACCACGTCGGTTCTTGATTTTCTAGTTGAACTAGccggtttttgaatttttctggtTTTTAAGTCATTTTCGGTTTTTGCCCATAACCGGACCGGATTGAAGGCCGGTTCTCGATTGAACCGATCAAACTGGCTGGTccggttcggtttttaaaatatagaattttCTCACAactagaatttaaaatttttgtaagaaatCTCACACATGGCAGATTGTCAAAATCAATCACTCACATAGCACATACCAAACAATCTATGTCTAATTGCATCttaaaaattggaaattaaattttaatttccctcaCCATGCATTGCTTTACTCAAggtaaataattaaaactataaaaattcATCTCCTTTTgttacattttatatatttggttCTCTATATTAAATAAATCTTGCTTTACTTAGTATTAATTCATCAAGTTATATGAATTCATCTTTATTTAGGCACATTAAGGTTGTTGAGTGATTCTTGTATTAAGTGAATTGCAATAGTACATTTGATcaattagattatatttttttatcctttaacatttattttaatattttcatattatgattttatattttaagatggtggttcttttatttgtaaatatttttaattttgaatgtctacttgaaaatattaatctggatataaaaaaaaaaattaaaaatacataaaaagtaATTGAATCTTGTGGAAGCAAGAAATTAACCGATGCCTGATTACTTgcttaaaaacacaattaattta of Quercus lobata isolate SW786 chromosome 8, ValleyOak3.0 Primary Assembly, whole genome shotgun sequence contains these proteins:
- the LOC115957782 gene encoding aquaporin PIP2-2-like, coding for MAGEVSAKDYHDSPPVPLFDPVELTKWSFYRALIAEFIATLLFLYVTVLTVIGYKSHVGDDCGGLDHLGIAWAFGGMIFILAYCIADISYGHINPAVTFGSLLARKVSLIRAVMYMVAQCLGAISGAGIVKAFQKGYYERNGGGANMVSHGYSKGAGLGAEIIGTFVLVYTVFSATDPKRKAKDSNAPIVYCNESKVLAPLSIGFAVFMVHLATIPITGTGINPARSFGAAVIYNKAEAWDEHWIFWVGPFIGATIASLYHRFVMSAGAA